A stretch of the Apteryx mantelli isolate bAptMan1 chromosome 3, bAptMan1.hap1, whole genome shotgun sequence genome encodes the following:
- the CFAP206 gene encoding cilia- and flagella-associated protein 206, whose translation MSCHQTENVIKKIVCEIGQECASKGQTVSETLVAFMVKAVVLDPRNDFNVDRILTKQDVQNLIQLCVTRLLDTTNPSLDTIKMQVFFDMNYANRAELLSEQHRVLEGRLAPVVRDITDSRPRAKEEMENVYRTIVSYVLLSSGLGSPTDIEVVREVTAALQSVLPQTELATFISLSKKNKEQQLKTLTMLVTGIRLYNKERGKGGNSIDDLPAILNEAVPSATRALDEALNTCHTLAPCYTALLESMHEDRHRYMQLSSFKLKEALFNVRQYEAFLCILLSEVITSAREVEVMNMQFAATMEQLKNTVQNKVSVGTTEVFPLFVALSNLWTSFQNEILLLSFLTNMTNNLQQFLETQSQLFPEEVLTSLLEAVTVKSDEERIKETMGTRVNVSDFKNQEWLFPETTANFDQLLIQYHGFCAYAIGEKGLILPGNPAIGILKHKDRCYVFSSKESAYIFAQNPDKFIQLNTEKAKEHAELIQLLELHHQFEYLAPYAQARSGDECLMKPITKCDSSTQTDTHILPPTIVTSYEWNEWELRRKAIKLANLRRKLTHAMQTNLSHMRRENSTQVYLPKDVGTQTKRENSSNVPRPQIFLEGLRGGSSPTTHMVKVDLTRAVDET comes from the exons ATGTCTTGCCATCAAACTGAAAATGTCataaagaaaattgtttgtgAAATAGGCCAAGAATGTGCCAGCAAGGGACAAACTGTTTCTGAAACCTTGGTAGCTTTCATG GTGAAAGCTGTTGTTCTAGATCCAAGAAATGACTTTAATGTGGATCGAATCCTTACAAAACAAGATGTGCAAAATCTTATCCAG CTCTGTGTTACTAGACTGCTTGACACAACAAACCCATCCCTGGACACAATTAAGATGCAAGTCTTCTTTGATATGAATTATGCAAACCGAG CTGAATTACTGAGTGAGCAACATCGTGTTCTGGAGGGAAGGCTGGCCCCCGTGGTCAGAGATATCACAGATAGTCGTCCTCgtgcaaaagaagaaatggagaatGTGTATCGAACAATTGTGAGCTACGTGCTGCTGAGCTCTGGCCTTGGATCCCCAACAGATATTGAGGTTGTCAGGGAGGTAACAG CTGCCTTGCAGAGTGTATTGCCTCAGACAGAGCTGGCTACTTTCATCTCGCTCAGTAAGAAGAACAAAGAGCAACAGCTGAAAACTCTTACCATGCTCGTCACAGGAATTCGGTTGTACAACAAGGAACGTGGGAAGGGAGGAAACAGTATTGATGATT TGCCAGCCATTCTGAATGAAGCTGTTCCGTCAGCTACGCGGGCTCTTGATGAAGCTCTTAATACTTGCCATACGCTAGCCCCCTGTTACACAGCTCTGTTGGAATCAATGCATGAAGACCGTCATAGATATATGCAGCTtagttcttttaaattaaaagaagcaCTGTTCAATGTGCGACAATACGAAGCCTTCCTTTGCATCCTCCTG TCTGAGGTAATTACAAGTGCTCGAGAAGTTGAAGTGATGAACATGCAGTTTGCAGCAACAATGGAGCAGTTAAAAAACACAGTTCAGAATAAGGTTTCTGTGGGTACCACAGAAGTTTTT cCTCTCTTTGTTGCACTTTCAAACCTATGGACCAGCTTTCAGAATGAGATACTGCTGCTAAGTTTCCTCACAAATATGACTAATAATCTGCAACAGTTCTTGGAAACCCAATCACAGCTTTTTCCTGAGGAAGTGCTCACATCTCTTCTTGAAGCAGTGACTGTGAAAAGTGATGAGGAAAGGATAAAAGAAACCATGG GAACCAGAGTAAATGTTTCTGATTTCAAGAACCAAGAATGGCTTTTTCCAGAGACTACCGCTAATTTTGATCAGTTGCTAATCCAGTACCACGGTTTCTGTGCATATGCAATAGGTGAGAAAGGCCTCATCCTTCCAG gaaACCCTGCTATTGGAATTTTGAAGCACAAAGACAGATGTTACGTTTTCAGTTCCAAAGAATCTGCATACATTTTTGCTCAAAATCCAGATAAATTCATTCAGCTGaatacagaaaaggcaaaagaacaTGCAGAACTAATTCAGCTGCTCGAGCTTCACCATCAGTTTGAATACCTTGCTCCATATGCGCAG gccAGAAGTGGAGATGAATGTTTGATGAAACCAATCACAAAATGTGACAGTAGTACTCAAACTGATACTCATATCTTGCCCCCAACTATTGTGACATCCTATGAATGGAATGAATGGGAACTGAGAAGAAAAGCTATAAAACTG gcCAATTTGCGTCGCAAATTAACTCATGCCATGCAGACTAATCTCAGCCATATGAGAAGAGAGAACTCTACCCAAGTGTACTTGCCAAAAGATGTTGGCACCCAAACTAAGCGTGAGAACTCAAGCAATGTACCCAGACCACAGATTTTCTTGGAAGGTCTCCGAGGTGGATCATCACCTACAACTCATATGGTCAAAGTAGACTTAACAAGAGCAGTAGATGAAACCTAG